The genomic interval GCCCAACAGCCTGGCAGCCGCGCTTTTATTGCCGTTAGTGCGGTTTAAAGCCTCGGTTATCATGGCTTTTTCGAAGGATTTGATTTTTATCTCGTAACCTTCGTCAAGATTGTACGGATCGAATTCACCATAGGATGCTTTTTCCGTCGGAGTAATGGGAAGATCCTCTTTCCTGATATAGTCGTCACGGGAAAGTACTATTGCTCGTTCAATCATGTTTTCAAGTTCTCTTATATTGCCCGGGAAATCATATTTAATTAACTGGTCCAGAGCTTCCCGGGTTATTCCCTTGATAGGCTTTCCCATATTAATGCTGAATCTGTAAATAAAATGATCGACAAGAACGGGAATATCATCCTTTCTATTTCGTAAATGAGGCAGGTTTATGGTAACAACATTAAGTCTGTAAAAAAGATCTTCCCGGAACTCATGATTCTTAATCATCTCCTCGAGATTTCTGTGAGTGGCAGCTATAATTCTTACGTCGGTGCTGAAGGTTGAATTGCTGCCGATCCTCTGAACCTCACCAAATTGAATTGCACGAAGTAATTTTACTTGAACTGAAAGGGGAATATCTCCCACCTCGTCAATAAAAATAGTTCCACCGTTTGCTTCTTCAAATCTACCGATCCGACGGTTTATCGCGCCTGTGAAAGATCCTTTTTCGTGTCCGAATAGTTCGCTCTCCAGAAGATTTTCAGAAAGGGATGCAACGTTTACAGTTACGAACGGCTTTTCTTTTCTGGGACTTGCAAAGTGAATTGCCTTTGCGATTAGTTCTTTCCCGGTTCCGCTTTCACCTCTGATTAATACAGTCGATTTGGTCTGCGCAACCCTTGAAGCAGTACTCAAAACACTCTCCATCGATTTGGAGCGGGAAATAATCGACTCGAATTTAAATTTATCCTGAAGCTGTTCCCGAAGAAATTTATTCTCCGATATCAAATGTTTCCGTTCTTTAATTTTGTTCAGGATATTCTCAAGTTCATCAAGGTCGATCGGTTTTGTTAAGTAATCGAAGGCACCGTCCTTCATTAGATTCACGGCACTTTCAACAGTACCGAATGCGGTCATTACTACTACATCTATTTCAGGATTCAGAAGTTTAATATTCTTAAGTACGGTATGACCGTCCCAGCCGGGCATTTTGAAATCAGTTAATACAATATCTATTACATTTTCCTGTGCTATCTTAAATCCGCTTTCGCCGTCGCCAGCGGTATAAAGCTGGTAATCTCTTTTGGCCAAGAAGGTTTTTAATGATTGTAGCTGAGAGACTTCATCGTCTATTATCAGAACAGAAAGATGGTTCATATTGATACCTGTGAAAATACTTTTGGAATTGTAATTATAATTTTTGTTCCCTTACCCTGTTCGCTTTCTACGGATATCAATCCGTTATGCTCGGCAATTATACGCTGTACAATACTCAATCCTATTCCGCTTCCTTTGGTTTTGGTAGTGAAATAAAGATGGAAGATTTTTTCTTTATCTTCGGCAGGGATTCCGCTGCCGTTATCGGCAAAGACTATCTCAACACTTGAAGCCGAATTTTCTCTTACTCCAATCTTTATTTGTCCGTCCACATTCACGGCATCAATCGCATTCTCAATCAGATTAATAAATGCCTGGGTGATTTGAGTGCGATCCCATTCCACTTCACCTTTCCAGTTTTCGTATAAATTCAGTTTAATGTTTTTTTCGTTCAGCAAGGCAGAATACTGTCTATATAACTGTTCAAATAATTCGGTGGAATTAAAAACGGAGGGATTCACCGGCTGGGGTTTTGAAAATCTAAGAAAACTTTCAATTGTTTCATTTATTCTTCTTACTTCCCCGTACACAAGTTTTGTTAAATCTCTGAATTCTTTTTCATTCTCTTTAGGTTCGAAATCTTTACCAAGCTGCTGGGTTATTGTGCCGATGGCATTTAATGGATTTCTAATTTCGTGTGCTACCGAAGAAGCCAGTTTTCCCATTTCAGTGAGTCTTTCTTTCCTCTTAATTTGACTCTCCAGCCTTTTCACTTCAGTAAGATCTCTCATTACAAAGATCAGGTTTCGTTCTTTCTTCTCATCGAAAAATTCACTTTTAGATAATAAAAAAAGCCGGAATGCACCGTTTATACTGCACTCAATCTCTGAAATATGAGAAGGGGAATTTATGATTCTGCTGCATTTTTCCTTATCGAACAGTGAGTATAGATTTCTGCTGCTTTGTGTCTCTTTGTTGAATAGTTGAAGTGCTGCGTTGTTGAAGGATTTTATATTGAAATCCGGGTCGATCACTATTATCGCATCACTCACATTGTCAATTATCTCTTTCGAATATTTTTCAATTGCGGTAAATTTATTCTCGAGAAGATTGAAATTCTGTTTAACGAATATAAGTGCAAGTATTATAGATCCGAGTACGAACAGCACGATTCCGAGAATAATGAGACGGCTTACGGTGTCCTCATTGATATCATCCAGAGGTTCAAGCGATAGACCGAGCCGGAAGATTCCAATAACCTCATTATTATGGTAAAAAGGATGAATTGCTTCGAATACTTCTATCGAATCAATCTCGGCAACACGCCATGCATATTTGTCCTCCTCCAATCCTTTTCTTAGAAAGTTGGATGAATCAATCGATTCGAGCCCCTCAACAATCCCTGAAGCTGCAATAATACCTTCCTGATCCTGAAGTGCTACATAATTTATTTGAGGATTTTCTGAAAGACTTCTTAATAAGATTCCGAATCCGACCTGGGCTCTGAACTCCAAAAGCTTGTCGGCATCAACATTTAGAACTATGGCGCCTCCGTCACCCGAACTTATTGCAACTGCAAAACGGTAGTCCTCACTGTATCGGGATTGTTTAATGCCGAAGATCAGCGTATCGGAAATCGAATCGAAAATCGGTAAAAGAAGTTGATCCGGACTTTCGTCATCTTCTCTTTCCGGATGACCTTCTATGCTGTTGGAAAAAATTTTATTTCCTTCTCTATCAAAAATATTTATTCTGAAAATATTATTCTTTTTGGCTATCGATTCCAGAAGTGAGTTTGAAATCATTTTTCTGCTGTAGAGAGTTTTTATCATCTCTGCATTATTAAGAAGCCTGCTTTTCATCTCCTCTTCAATTTTTTCGTAAGAAAGAAGAGCATTGTTTGAAGATACCAGAAGCGATTCAAGTAGTGTTCGGGATTGCTGCTGCATTAGCTGCAGCATCTCTTTTCTGCTTTGATTGAGCTCTACAACTACCGATACGCCAATTATCAGCGCTGTTGCAAGAAAAATCAAAACGAGGTTTTTCGGCTGGATAATTATTTTTTCAAGAAACTTCACTTCCGGTTCCCTTGTTCATCTCTAATTTAGTTAAAAACCTGAAATAATATGAAGCGAAGATTACCGGATGGATTCAATTCTTCTCATGGTCATTTTTAGTTCCGAGAGCGATATTGGCCACTTCCACGGGCATCAAGTTATGCCTTAGTGCGATATCCTTCAATTTATCATCAAGCCCAGCTTCAATTCCTTTCAGTTTCAGGTTGGCTATAGCTGTTTCAACATTAATATCGTTTTCAATGCAGATCTCCTGAATTGTTTTCCTGCCGAATCCTCTCCCTTCGCCGGCTGCAGCATTAGAGTTACTGCCGGTTCTTTTTAACAGGTTATAAATCCGGTTGGGTGAGATGTTGTTCAGCTTTGCAATCTCCTTTATACTAATATCTTCTGAGGGAACGGATATATTTTCGTTGCCGAGCCTATTTTTTATCTCATCAGCCGACATTTTTATTATGGAGGAGAATTCTGTCAGTAATAAATCCTCGGCATGCGGGATGGGCGGTTCATTTGAATCGTTGGACCAGGATTCCTTCAATTGCTCACCGAAATCCATCACCGATTTGAACGGGGCAAAATCATAAATCACCATTACAAAAAAAATCAAAATGACAATGATCGAGAAGATCAGTTCTAATCGTAATTTAATTTTCGACTCGAATTTTGTTTTTAGATATGCTACAAAAGGTTTCCAGTTATAAAAAAGATGGAATCCCGCGGCAATTATAAATATGAATGTGAATATTGTATGAACCGATTGCCATTGACTTTTTAGTAAGCCCAGGAATCTCCAGTATGACCAGTTAGCCACTCTTCCCGGAGGGGCAAAGTAGAGTATAATTCCTGATACGATAATTATTAAAAATGAAATTGTAATGTAAAGACTTATGAAACCGCGCCAGCTGAACCTCTTTTTCATCCTTTCTCCTAAAATTCCAGACTTAAACTAAGGTTTATTGAATTTGTATTGTAGTTAAACCAGTAACTATTGGATTTGTTATTTATTGATTGGAAGTTGAGTCCCACATTTATTCCTACATTCTCTGAAGAATCGAGAGGAAAATTTTTATTGAGAAAAATACTAAAGATGCTCTGTGTATCCGTGCGCATTATTTCAGTGTCGTATAATGATAGCTCATCGTAGACACCCTGGGACGGGTAGGATTTCTTATTAAAATAATAACCGGCTTTAAAAGTCAGATCATCAAAAAGGATTTGAGTCAGTTCAACAGAGATATTATTTCCCTCATAGTTAACAGGGTCATCAAAAATCTCGGATTCGTCACCGTACACCATATTTAACTCTTTAATCTGATCAGCAAACCCGTTCGTAATTGATCTGTTGGTGAATTGTGCCGCGATTCCGGTCTTTTCAGCAAGAGATTGCGCTACCCTTATATACGAAACAAGTTGTGAGATGGAGGAAATATTCTTATCCGTGAAAGTTTCTGTAACGGAATTATTCAATTCGTCGATATAAGTTATGCTCGATTCCTCGGAAGGATTCAGGTATTTTTTATAATTAAACGTTCCACCCAATATTACTGTTGTTTCTGTCTCGAAACCGTGATTAAAATTCGCGCCGATACTCCCTTTTATGTTATCGAGAATGGAGATGTTATTATAAGTTGTTAAGCTGACATTAGGATAAATTGAAAAATAGAGATCGCCGATGTTGAATTGACTTCTGTAATAGGCGGTTAAATTATTGTAATCGAAGTAGGAATAGAGCTCCTTATTAAGGCGCTGTTCGAAGAAAATTCCCAATGAAGAGTTCTCGAACTCTTTCCATGCTGCAACCTGATGCCAGTAGAAATTCCTGTCGGGTACGGCGCTTAAACTTATAAAGCTTCCATAATATCCTATTGCGAAGATGCTGAGATCGTTTTCAAGGCCGAAGTCGTACGATGAAATCATCGATGGAGTCGGGAGGGGGGAACGGAAGGGATTCGAGTTATATTCCTGATCTGTCGAAATTCCGAGCGTCCATTGTGCATTGGAAATATTTGAAAGCAGAATCAGAATTGTAATTGCGAGTATTATTCTACTTAATTTAACTCCAGCTCTTCTTTCTATCATACATTCCTCATCTATTAAAAAGGGACTCTAATAGAGTCCCTCTTGTTAATTTTTCTAGAATAATTAATTTAGCAAATTACTTCTTGCCCCATTTTTTACCGCCCCGGTTTGTATTCTGTGCAGGGTCTCCGGTTCCATCGCTGTTTCCATATTTCTTTCCGATACCTTTGTTACCGGTTCCATCTGCCGGCCCGATACCGCCCTGACCCATTTTGCCTTTTCTACCTTTTCCGGAAGCATTGTCCTTTATACCGTCGCCGTCAAGGTCAACAAACCTGCCGTGTGCATTCTTGTTTTTTAAAGCAAGGTAATCCGGATCTAGTCCGTTTGGAATACCGTCTCCGTCATGATCGGGTGCGTTGTCGTTATATCCGTCTCCATTTTTATCAACAAATTTTTTCCCGTGCTCTTTTGGAGGGGGGGGATTTTGAGTCTGGGCAGAAATATCTGAGTATGCAATCAATATTGCCGAAAGAATAAGAATTGAAAATATCCGTTTCATTTTATGCCTCTCTTTCTATAACACTTATGAATTAAATTCTATTATTCAGCAGAGATTTTCATGCCAGTATTGAAATCACTTAATTCTTTTAATAAATGAATGATTATTTCGTGATTGACTGCCCCTCCCGACAAATTGGTCGTTCGAATTCGCCCGTTTTGGCGTAATAACTTATTTTTTCTTTGTAAAGTCTCAATCAATTGAATTGAGCCAATACAATTCTTCAAAATAAGCATATACTCTATTTTTGCCGGGGAATGGGTCGCTTCATTCTTTGGAAATAATACTCAGCTTTCCTATTTTTGAAATGTCTTAGAGTGAAAGTTCTATTTATCCGCTTTAAGGCACGATTGGAAAAACTGTTTGATTTCAATCGTTTTTCTCTCACAATAGAAAGGTATTATGGTCTGGAAGTTAATCCTTTTCATCCTGATGGCATTTGTAATTGTTGCCGGGATAACGTTTCCAATTGTTCCACAACCCTCTTCATGGTATGAATTCCCCAATATTCCGGGATTAGAAGAAAAGGCGAAGATAATATTTTTTCATGTGCCTACTGCCTGGCTCTCTGTTATAGCATTTCTGATGGCAATGGTATATGGAGTAAGATATTTGAAAAATAAGAATCTGGATGAAGACGCAAAATCGGCCGCTGCATTACAGCTGGGAATGGTCTTTGCCATACTTGCTACAGTTACCGGATCTATCTGGGCAAAATTTACATGGGGCGCATTCTGGCATTGGGATCCGCGGGAGACAAGTATTTTTATTTTGCTTCTGATTTATGGATCTCTCTTTGCTTTAAGATCGGCAATTGAAAATGAAGATAAAAGAGCCCGGCTCTCGGCAGTCTATTCAATTATTGCCTTTTTAACCGTGCCATTCTTTATATTCATTATGCCTAGGATAATGGTAGGACTTCATCCCGGTTCGGCAAACGACGATACGTCCGGTCCGGTAGTTGATTTTAAAATGAATGCAAATATGCAGCTTGTATTTTATTTGTCACTGCTGGCTTTTACAATTCTCTACTGGTGGATGTGGAAGATCCGGTATCGTTCAATAATAATTCACGAAAATCTTTCAAAGAAATAAATTGAGGTAGAAATTGGAAGGCGGATTTTTAGGATTTCTTGAGAACAATTCAATCTACATTGTGATGTTCATTGTTCTTGTTGTCTGGCTCGGTATCTTTCTGTTTTTAATTAACACAGATAAACGGCTAAAAATAATCGAAAAAGAATTGAGTAAAGTAATATCCGAAGGGAAGGAGAATCAGTAATATGAAAAATAAATATATGTTCGGCGGATTTATCATAGTTGTTTTCCTTGGAGTAATGATATATCTGTTCACCCAGACCAATGTTGCTTATGAAAACAGTTTTGCAAAGGTAATGGAAACCGAGAAGACTGTTAAAGCAACCGGGAGCTGGTTAAAAGAAAGAAATTATGAAGTTGATAAACAAAACGGAATTTTTTCGTTTTATATGAAAGACGATCAGGGTAAAATAATGAGAGTGATTTACAATGGTACTATTCCTAACAACTTTGAGTCATCTACCAGCGTGGTTGTAACGGGTAAATACCAGAATGGTGTCTTTCATGCAACCGACATTCTTACCAAATGTCCATCCAAATATCAGGAGCAGCCGGTTCAAAACGCGAGCTCGTAAAATCAGCTAACTAGGAGTATAAGATGATTGGTAATATAGCTTTAACTCTGGCCCTGCTGGCCGGAGTCTTTTCTGTTGTAATGTATTATTTGACCTTCAGGGGTTATCAGAACACTCTTTCACTGGCGCGTATCGGGTATCATACCTCGGCAGTTATGGTTCTGGCTGCAAGCGCCCTGCTTCTTCATGCAATTCTTACTCACCAGTATCAGTATAAATATGTTTACAATTACAGCAACAGCGAACTTCCTATCGGACTTCTCATGTCCACATTCTATGCCGGACAGGAAGGAAGTTTTATGCTCTGGATTTTATTCACAGCAATAATCGGCCTTATTCTGCTCGATTACACTTCCAAACGTGGCGACCTCGAACAACGGGTAATGATGGTTTTCGGATTGGCGTTAACATTTTTGCTGGTAATGGTTAGTCCTCTTTTAAAAACCCCGTTTGAATATATCTGGAATACACCCGATTTCATCGATCTGAAGAGTATTAATCCGGCTTATTATTCGCTGCCCGCACTTCAGAACTTTATGTTCAGCGATCCTCAGTCCAACAAACAGTTTGTACAGATTAGCAGCGAACTTAAAAACATTCTGACGGCAAATAATATCTCTGTAAGCGATTTTATTGTCGAGGGTAAAGGTCTCAATCCTCTTCTCCAGAATTTCTGGATGCAGATCCATCCGCCAATTCTGTTTGTTGGATTTGCAATGTCGGCAGTTCCATTTGCATTCGCAATGGCAGCATTGTTAAAAAATGAGTATAAGGATTGGGTTAAACAGGCCTTGCCTTGGGTCCTATCCGGTACAATGGTTCTCGGCTTGGCTATTATGCTCGGCGGTTACTGGGCTTACGGTGTTCTTGGCTGGGGAGGTTACTGGGGATGGGATCCTGTTGAAAACTCTTCTCTTGTTCCATGGATTGTTGGTGTCGCATCTATACATACACTCCTTGTTCAGAGAAAGACTCAGGAAAAAGGAAGCGGAAGATTTGTTAAAACCAATCTTATCTTAAGCATCCTTACCTTCGTTCTCGTTATTTACAGTACTTTCCTTACTAGAAGCGGAATACTAGGCGATGCTTCGGTTCACTCATTTGTTGATCCCGGTATGACTGTTTATCTTTTCCTTGTATTGTTTCTCGGGCTTTTTACTGTTATTGGTCTTGGAATGGTAATTTACAGGTGGAAGTATCTTACTGCGAATTTCAACGAAGAAGCAAATCTCCTATCGAGAGAACTCGCTCTTTTTACCGGTGCTGTTGCTCTGCTCGCTTCTGCTATAATCGTACTTGTCGGAACTAGCGCTCCAATTTTCGGTCAGACTGTTGAAATTAAATTTTATAATGAACTTAATCTTCCAATCGCTGTGATTATCGGACTCCTTAATGGCGGAAGCCTTCTTTTAAAATGGAAATTGACTGAAACGAAGGATATCTGGAGTCAAACCCGTTTCTCACTGATTGCGTCGGTTATTCTGACTGCTCTTATAGTAATTTTTGGCGGCGTAATTGAGTTAATGCTGATTGTACTTCTCTTTTCCTCCTCATTTACTCTGTTTGTTAACGGGGAAATAATGATTAAGATATTGAAGGGAAGAAAAAGTTATCTTGGCGCGTATATAGCCCATATCGGCATTGCGGTCTTTCTAATCGGAGTTGTTGCCAGCGGTGCTTATTCGGATCAGAAACAGGTCGACCTTGTAAAAGGGGAAAGTCTAAATGTTCTCGGCCACGACCTTACTTTTCTGGGTTATGAACCGATCGATAACGGAAAAAAATATGCTTTTAATGTCGAGATAAATAAAAACGGCTCCTCAAGAGTAGCTAAACCGATTATGTTTATTGCCGAATTTAATAATAGTCTGATGAGAGAACCAGATATTCTCGTTGGGCTTACAAAAGATTTTTATGTCACTCCTGTCGGATATGAGGATGGCACAGAAGAGAACCATAATCACGGCAGTGTATTAGCTCTTACTAAAGGCGAGACAGTCGACTATAACGGAATGAAAATAACATTTGAATCATTTGAAATGCCTAAAGATGGAATGGCGGCTATGTCTGCAGGTAGTGAATTCAAAATCGGCGCTCTTATTAAGATTAATGATAACGGAAAAGAATATTCACTGAAACCCGCAATTGTAATTCAGGGAGACGGTAGAAAATCGGAACCGGCCGTTTTAACCGATAAAGGTCTGACTTTTGAATTATC from Melioribacteraceae bacterium carries:
- a CDS encoding ATP-binding protein, with product MKFLEKIIIQPKNLVLIFLATALIIGVSVVVELNQSRKEMLQLMQQQSRTLLESLLVSSNNALLSYEKIEEEMKSRLLNNAEMIKTLYSRKMISNSLLESIAKKNNIFRINIFDREGNKIFSNSIEGHPEREDDESPDQLLLPIFDSISDTLIFGIKQSRYSEDYRFAVAISSGDGGAIVLNVDADKLLEFRAQVGFGILLRSLSENPQINYVALQDQEGIIAASGIVEGLESIDSSNFLRKGLEEDKYAWRVAEIDSIEVFEAIHPFYHNNEVIGIFRLGLSLEPLDDINEDTVSRLIILGIVLFVLGSIILALIFVKQNFNLLENKFTAIEKYSKEIIDNVSDAIIVIDPDFNIKSFNNAALQLFNKETQSSRNLYSLFDKEKCSRIINSPSHISEIECSINGAFRLFLLSKSEFFDEKKERNLIFVMRDLTEVKRLESQIKRKERLTEMGKLASSVAHEIRNPLNAIGTITQQLGKDFEPKENEKEFRDLTKLVYGEVRRINETIESFLRFSKPQPVNPSVFNSTELFEQLYRQYSALLNEKNIKLNLYENWKGEVEWDRTQITQAFINLIENAIDAVNVDGQIKIGVRENSASSVEIVFADNGSGIPAEDKEKIFHLYFTTKTKGSGIGLSIVQRIIAEHNGLISVESEQGKGTKIIITIPKVFSQVSI
- a CDS encoding cytochrome c maturation protein CcmE, yielding MKNKYMFGGFIIVVFLGVMIYLFTQTNVAYENSFAKVMETEKTVKATGSWLKERNYEVDKQNGIFSFYMKDDQGKIMRVIYNGTIPNNFESSTSVVVTGKYQNGVFHATDILTKCPSKYQEQPVQNASS
- a CDS encoding cytochrome c-type biogenesis CcmF C-terminal domain-containing protein; the encoded protein is MIGNIALTLALLAGVFSVVMYYLTFRGYQNTLSLARIGYHTSAVMVLAASALLLHAILTHQYQYKYVYNYSNSELPIGLLMSTFYAGQEGSFMLWILFTAIIGLILLDYTSKRGDLEQRVMMVFGLALTFLLVMVSPLLKTPFEYIWNTPDFIDLKSINPAYYSLPALQNFMFSDPQSNKQFVQISSELKNILTANNISVSDFIVEGKGLNPLLQNFWMQIHPPILFVGFAMSAVPFAFAMAALLKNEYKDWVKQALPWVLSGTMVLGLAIMLGGYWAYGVLGWGGYWGWDPVENSSLVPWIVGVASIHTLLVQRKTQEKGSGRFVKTNLILSILTFVLVIYSTFLTRSGILGDASVHSFVDPGMTVYLFLVLFLGLFTVIGLGMVIYRWKYLTANFNEEANLLSRELALFTGAVALLASAIIVLVGTSAPIFGQTVEIKFYNELNLPIAVIIGLLNGGSLLLKWKLTETKDIWSQTRFSLIASVILTALIVIFGGVIELMLIVLLFSSSFTLFVNGEIMIKILKGRKSYLGAYIAHIGIAVFLIGVVASGAYSDQKQVDLVKGESLNVLGHDLTFLGYEPIDNGKKYAFNVEINKNGSSRVAKPIMFIAEFNNSLMREPDILVGLTKDFYVTPVGYEDGTEENHNHGSVLALTKGETVDYNGMKITFESFEMPKDGMAAMSAGSEFKIGALIKINDNGKEYSLKPAIVIQGDGRKSEPAVLTDKGLTFELSNMEAGSGKIELTITDSNEQNQQEQTSIAKKEVLTVEASIKPFISLVWIGVLLMVAGFSVAAFRRSKESLL
- a CDS encoding DUF4405 domain-containing protein — encoded protein: MKKRFSWRGFISLYITISFLIIIVSGIILYFAPPGRVANWSYWRFLGLLKSQWQSVHTIFTFIFIIAAGFHLFYNWKPFVAYLKTKFESKIKLRLELIFSIIVILIFFVMVIYDFAPFKSVMDFGEQLKESWSNDSNEPPIPHAEDLLLTEFSSIIKMSADEIKNRLGNENISVPSEDISIKEIAKLNNISPNRIYNLLKRTGSNSNAAAGEGRGFGRKTIQEICIENDINVETAIANLKLKGIEAGLDDKLKDIALRHNLMPVEVANIALGTKNDHEKN
- a CDS encoding CcmD family protein, with the protein product MEGGFLGFLENNSIYIVMFIVLVVWLGIFLFLINTDKRLKIIEKELSKVISEGKENQ
- a CDS encoding cytochrome c biogenesis protein, with translation MVWKLILFILMAFVIVAGITFPIVPQPSSWYEFPNIPGLEEKAKIIFFHVPTAWLSVIAFLMAMVYGVRYLKNKNLDEDAKSAAALQLGMVFAILATVTGSIWAKFTWGAFWHWDPRETSIFILLLIYGSLFALRSAIENEDKRARLSAVYSIIAFLTVPFFIFIMPRIMVGLHPGSANDDTSGPVVDFKMNANMQLVFYLSLLAFTILYWWMWKIRYRSIIIHENLSKK
- a CDS encoding sigma-54 dependent transcriptional regulator; this translates as MNHLSVLIIDDEVSQLQSLKTFLAKRDYQLYTAGDGESGFKIAQENVIDIVLTDFKMPGWDGHTVLKNIKLLNPEIDVVVMTAFGTVESAVNLMKDGAFDYLTKPIDLDELENILNKIKERKHLISENKFLREQLQDKFKFESIISRSKSMESVLSTASRVAQTKSTVLIRGESGTGKELIAKAIHFASPRKEKPFVTVNVASLSENLLESELFGHEKGSFTGAINRRIGRFEEANGGTIFIDEVGDIPLSVQVKLLRAIQFGEVQRIGSNSTFSTDVRIIAATHRNLEEMIKNHEFREDLFYRLNVVTINLPHLRNRKDDIPVLVDHFIYRFSINMGKPIKGITREALDQLIKYDFPGNIRELENMIERAIVLSRDDYIRKEDLPITPTEKASYGEFDPYNLDEGYEIKIKSFEKAMITEALNRTNGNKSAAARLLGITERHLRSRLERLN